TAGTTCGGGCAGGAGCGGTGAGACGATTCAAACCGCTGCGGGGAACATGCCCCACTCTGTTCCGTTTGTCCCACGCCAGTGGCTAGCGTTTTGATACTGATCCTAAAAAGCGACGCAACCGAATCGCAGATCCAACATGTCATCGAACGTGTCGAATCGCTGGGGTTTGGCGCGCACCTGAGTCGCGGAACGTTCCGCACCATCATCGGTTTGATCGGCGACGAACAACGGCTGCAGTCCGAACCGTTGAGTGCGATTCCGGGAGTCTGCCAAGTCGTCCCGGTGATGCCACCCTACAAGCTAGCTTCGTTGGATGCCCATCCGCAGCCAAGCGTTGTCGATGTTGGCGGAGTTCCGGTGGGTGGCGGCCAATTGGCGATGATCGCTGGCCCCTGTGCTGTCGAAGAGCCCGAGCGGATGTTGCGGATCGCGATGGCAGTCAAAGCGGCCGGAGCGAACATCTACCGCGGTGGCGCCTACAAACCACGCACCAGCCCCTACAGTTTCCAAGGGCTGGGCGAAGACGGTCTGAAGATCCTTCGCGATGTGGGCGATACCTGCGGTATGCCGATCGTGACCGAAGTCACCGATCCCCGCAACGTCGAGACCGTCGCGCGTTATGCCGATCTGCTGCAGATCGGTGCTCGAAATATGCAGAATTTTGTGCTGTTGACCGAAGTCGGCCAGTCGAACAAGCCGGTTCTGCTGAAACGCGGTATGAGTGCGACGATCGTCGATTGGTTGATGAGTGCCGAATACGTGCTGGCTCAAGGCAACCCCAACGTGATCCTGTGCGAGCGCGGTATCAAGAGCTTTGACCCTTCGACTCGCAACCTTTTTGATGTCGCGGCGGTGCCCGTCGTCAAGGGGCTGAGCCATCTGCCGGTGATCGTCGACCCAAGTCATGCGACGGGCAAGCCGGCGTTGATTCCACCCTGTGCCTTGGCTGGTGTCGCCGCCGGAGCGGATGGCGTTCACATCGAAGTCCACGACCAGCCGGAAGTCGCCAAAAGCGACGGCCCTCAAGCCCTGCTGCCCGAGCAGTACGCCGAAGTCGCCGACCAAATCCGCCAGCTCGCGGCGTTGCTGGGCAAGACGATCGCTCCGCTCCCGTCAGCGACGAGTCCCGGCAATTAGATTCGGCAAGACATATGCCAACTCGACCGCCTGCCTTGCCGGCGGTTAATCCATCCAATAACCAACTTAACTTTTATAAATCAATCGACGGAGATCGAACCATGCGAAAGCCATTCATTTGCGGCAACTGGAAGATGAACACCCGCGGCCAGTGTGGCGCGGAATTGGCGAAAGCTGTTGCCGACGGGATCCCCGCTGGCAGCCAGGTTGAGGTCGGCGTCTGTCCTCCGACTTGCTACCTGGGGGCTGTTGGACCTGCGATCAAGGGAACCGCCGTTGGATTGGGAGCGCAAAACATGTTGGCCGAGGCCGATGGAGCTTTCACCGGCGAAATCAACCCGGCGATGTTGAACGACCTCGGTTGCCAGTAC
Above is a genomic segment from Rosistilla ulvae containing:
- the aroF gene encoding 3-deoxy-7-phosphoheptulonate synthase, with translation MILILKSDATESQIQHVIERVESLGFGAHLSRGTFRTIIGLIGDEQRLQSEPLSAIPGVCQVVPVMPPYKLASLDAHPQPSVVDVGGVPVGGGQLAMIAGPCAVEEPERMLRIAMAVKAAGANIYRGGAYKPRTSPYSFQGLGEDGLKILRDVGDTCGMPIVTEVTDPRNVETVARYADLLQIGARNMQNFVLLTEVGQSNKPVLLKRGMSATIVDWLMSAEYVLAQGNPNVILCERGIKSFDPSTRNLFDVAAVPVVKGLSHLPVIVDPSHATGKPALIPPCALAGVAAGADGVHIEVHDQPEVAKSDGPQALLPEQYAEVADQIRQLAALLGKTIAPLPSATSPGN